From the genome of Pieris rapae chromosome 5, ilPieRapa1.1, whole genome shotgun sequence, one region includes:
- the LOC111004267 gene encoding alpha-tocopherol transfer protein-like has protein sequence MPDQELAWTQEIVPLRDWLNKQPHLPHDVEDVLLYRFYLSCHKSLERAKRTMDLFFTMRSSTPDLFCKRDPCSPEIRKVFEITDMLPLPKRTKNNYNVFIYRLRVPDLDMFSFLDAVKTFFMLIDTRLTEEDDIPSGEIPIFDAANVSLKFIGKVNLSVLRKYMMYTQEAVPVRLKQVHVINSPSYIGKIFGLCKPFLKNEVAKLIKFHEPNTETLYTDIPKDILPEEYGGDCGSVDQIKRYWIKRMEAKRNWFLENDKNWFVEESLRPANCRDEKIEKLRDLPGSFRSLALD, from the exons ATGCCAGACCAAGAATTAGCATGGACTCAAGAAATAGTTCCTTTGAGGGATTGGTTGAACAAGCAGCCTCACTTGCCACACGATGTCG aggACGTATTGCTATATCGCTTCTACCTGAGTTGCCATAAAAGCCTGGAGCGTGCCAAGAGAACGATGGACCTGTTCTTTACCATGCGTTCGTCAACACCAGATCTCTTCTGCAAACGCGATCCGTGCTCACCTGAGATTAGGAAGGTTTTCGAAATCac TGACATGCTGCCTCTTCCGAAAAGGACAAAGAATAACTACAACGTCTTCATCTACCGTTTAAGGGTACCAGATTTGGACATGTTCAGCTTTTTGGATGCcgtgaaaacatttttcatgTTAATAGACACGCGTCTGACCGAAGAAGACGATATACCTTCCGGCGAAATACCGATTTTTGATGCCGCCAATGTGTCTCTAAAGTTCATTGgaaaagttaatttatctGTGCTCAGAAAATATATGATGTACACACAG GAGGCCGTTCCTGTGAGGCTAAAGCAAGTGCACGTGATTAACAGCCCTTCGTACATCGGAAAAATATTCGGGCTTTGCAAACCTTTCCTCAAGAATGAAGTCGCTAAATTG ATAAAATTCCATGAGCCGAATACAGAGACCCTATACACAGATATCCCCAAAGACATTCTTCCTGAGGAGTACGGAGGTGACTGCGGGAGTGTTGACCAGATTAAACGATATTGGATCAAACGCATGGAGGCCAAAAG AAATTGGTTCCTAGAAAACGATAAGAACTGGTTTGTTGAAGAATCACTTAGACCTGCAAACTGTCGCGACGAGAAGATTGAAAAATTAAGAGACTTGCCAGGATCATTCCGTTCACTTGCACTTGACTAG
- the LOC123689098 gene encoding alpha-tocopherol transfer protein-like produces MSMSKDVAFIKEWMAKEAYLPNDFDDMMIKKFLHSCYGSLEKTKKCIDRFCSTRSQLSEIYTNRDPQSDSIKTIFSVTRVCTYKAGDDEIIIHHYDDPEFEHFAFYDILKTLTVQADYWVNFHNVFPRGHIVILDMSCFSLKMVPKSNIMYFRDFILFLLEGLPVRVHKVYGINAPSYYDKLYSLVKPVLPAELCNIIHFFHDYESLHKHIDKKYLPVEYGGDAPSTKTENQDWIKKINEQRKMFLDDNLWKADLKMRPKSDCNAMNGSFRTLSID; encoded by the exons atgAGTATGAGTAAAGATGTGGCATTCATCAAGGAGTGGATGGCGAAGGAAGCTTATCTACCTAACGATTTTg ATGACATGATGATTAAGAAATTTTTGCACAGCTGCTATGGAAGTCTggaaaaaacaaagaaatgcATCGACCGCTTTTGCTCCACACGCAGTCAATTGTCAGAAATATACACTAATCGCGACCCGCAGTCTGACAGCATCAAGACTATTTTCTCTGTTAC tcgCGTATGTACATACAAAGCTGGTGACGATGAAATCATCATCCATCACTATGATGACCCGGAGTTTGAGCATTTCGCCttctatgatattttaaagacCCTCACCGTCCAAGCTGATTATTGGGTCAACTTCCACAATGTCTTTCCTAGAGGACATATAGTAATTCTGGACATGTCGTGTTTCTCATTGAAGATGGTACCAAAGtcaaatattatgtactttagGGATTTTATTCTCTTCCTTTTG GAAGGATTGCCAGTTCGAGTCCATAAAGTATACGGAATTAATGCACCGTCATATTACGACAAATTATACTCTCTCGTGAAGCCTGTACTACCAGCTGAACTATGCAACatt ATCCACTTCTTCCACGACTACGAATCTTTACATAAGCACATTGATAAGAAATATTTGCCGGTCGAGTACGGAGGTGACGCACCCAGCACGAAAACTGAGAATCAAGAttggattaaaaaaatcaatgagcAGAg AAAAATGTTCCTGGATGACAATTTATGGAAAGCTGACCTCAAGATGCGACCAAAGAGCGACTGCAACGCGATGAATGGCTCATTTAGGACTCTTTCAATAGATTAA